Proteins from a single region of Nitratidesulfovibrio sp.:
- a CDS encoding aldo/keto reductase, which yields MEKRILGTNGLEVSAIGLGCMGMSHGYGPAADRREMIALIRRAVEKGVTFFDTAEVYGDNESLVGEALASFKGKVVIASKFGVYNVDGKQTLDSKPERIRQSVEGSLKRLGVEAIDLYYQHRVDPAVPIEEVADVVGELMRQGKVKHWGLSEAGVQTIRRAHAVLPLTAIQSEYSMMWRQPEATLLPALEELGIGFVPFSPLGKGFLAGRFDKTATFGGDDFRSIVPRFSPENLDANQALVALVKSVAAAKQATPAQVALAWVLAQKPWIVPIPGTTKMARVEENQGGADIVLTESDLRELNAALARIEIAGDRYPADSDFAKRTGN from the coding sequence ATGGAAAAGAGAATACTGGGAACGAACGGTCTGGAGGTCTCGGCTATCGGCCTTGGCTGCATGGGCATGAGCCACGGCTATGGCCCGGCGGCTGACAGGCGCGAGATGATCGCGCTTATCCGCCGGGCCGTGGAGAAGGGTGTGACCTTCTTCGACACTGCGGAGGTATACGGGGATAACGAAAGCCTTGTGGGCGAGGCGCTGGCGTCCTTCAAGGGCAAGGTGGTCATCGCCAGCAAGTTCGGCGTGTACAACGTGGATGGCAAGCAGACCCTGGACAGCAAGCCCGAGCGTATCCGGCAATCTGTGGAGGGCTCGCTGAAACGCCTGGGGGTGGAGGCCATCGACCTCTACTACCAACACCGCGTGGATCCTGCCGTGCCCATTGAGGAAGTGGCCGACGTGGTGGGCGAATTGATGCGTCAGGGCAAGGTGAAGCACTGGGGCCTTTCCGAGGCCGGGGTGCAGACCATCCGTCGGGCACATGCCGTACTGCCGCTCACCGCCATTCAGAGCGAATACTCCATGATGTGGCGCCAGCCAGAGGCGACGTTACTGCCCGCTCTGGAGGAACTCGGCATCGGCTTCGTGCCCTTCAGTCCGCTGGGCAAGGGCTTTCTCGCGGGGCGCTTCGACAAGACCGCGACCTTTGGCGGCGACGACTTCCGCAGCATCGTGCCCCGATTTTCTCCCGAGAACCTCGACGCCAACCAGGCGCTTGTCGCACTGGTGAAGTCCGTGGCGGCGGCCAAGCAGGCCACCCCAGCGCAGGTCGCATTGGCCTGGGTGTTGGCTCAGAAGCCCTGGATCGTGCCCATCCCCGGCACCACCAAGATGGCCCGCGTGGAGGAGAACCAGGGAGGCGCGGACATCGTGCTGACCGAGAGCGATCTGCGTGAACTGAAC